In Halobaculum rubrum, the following are encoded in one genomic region:
- a CDS encoding zinc ribbon domain-containing protein codes for MDWIDRNLPDDLEISVVNETGSRTRANVGCRADGDVLFVDRVTLAPGERREWSKSVTGTVDVGVQVRDGPEATERFDPTDGSGRVSATIAARSISFSTAGGRGDAGGVGSGGGVDSFAAAETSDDAGFGAAAHDGDDGWGFDGNSTDDDAWGFDDGTAGADADHAADTVDTGSSESTSASSDDSGWGFGDENDTGDGDATDGRSDNDDRGSSDRNRTGGSDSTERSSASTDAGGSTDRSSSRGRTGSAGDSDESTAPDRTARGGSRRSGRGGDADRSDGVHETEATDATDAGVDGVDRDGGVDDRGGGSGDESDGNAEPGKAGEDAGGPDGTEVDESGEEENRQAGAGEKYCRSCGAVIKQEAAICPECGVSNEGSVGGGAGAAGAAGAGPEPEPSDWGTGVLFGGALWGINLVVVLLLVVTFRSSMAGGLDAGGALRSLGLATVLPLTQFLAWLVFAVAIYYDMKYVRYHVPDWPLSGTLYIAAAIVLPVFTQVFGAAALFVGGPVGLAVAALVPAVLLGLAVRHTRTRKRLISSA; via the coding sequence ATGGATTGGATAGATCGGAACCTCCCCGACGACCTCGAGATCTCCGTCGTCAACGAGACGGGATCGCGGACGAGGGCGAACGTCGGCTGTCGGGCGGACGGGGACGTCCTGTTCGTCGACCGGGTGACGCTCGCCCCCGGCGAGCGGCGCGAGTGGTCGAAGTCGGTCACCGGAACTGTCGATGTCGGCGTGCAGGTCCGGGACGGACCGGAGGCGACCGAGCGATTCGACCCGACCGACGGATCCGGCCGCGTGTCGGCGACGATCGCCGCGAGGTCCATCTCGTTCTCGACCGCCGGGGGCCGAGGTGACGCCGGCGGCGTCGGGAGCGGTGGTGGCGTCGACTCGTTCGCCGCGGCCGAGACGAGTGACGACGCCGGCTTCGGGGCAGCCGCACACGACGGCGACGACGGCTGGGGGTTCGACGGGAACTCGACCGACGACGACGCGTGGGGCTTCGACGACGGAACGGCCGGAGCCGACGCGGACCACGCCGCGGACACCGTCGATACCGGCTCGTCAGAGTCGACGTCGGCGTCGTCCGACGACAGCGGGTGGGGGTTCGGTGACGAGAACGACACCGGCGATGGCGACGCCACCGACGGGAGGAGCGACAACGACGACCGCGGGTCGTCGGATCGGAACCGGACGGGCGGATCCGACTCGACGGAGCGGTCGAGCGCGTCGACCGACGCCGGCGGGTCGACCGATCGGTCGTCGTCGCGAGGGCGGACCGGTTCCGCCGGCGACAGCGACGAGAGCACGGCTCCGGACCGGACCGCCCGCGGAGGATCGCGACGGAGCGGTCGCGGCGGCGACGCCGACCGCAGCGACGGCGTACACGAGACGGAAGCGACCGACGCGACCGATGCCGGCGTCGACGGGGTCGACCGCGACGGTGGCGTCGACGACCGGGGCGGCGGTTCCGGCGACGAGTCCGACGGGAACGCCGAACCCGGCAAGGCCGGGGAGGATGCGGGCGGACCCGACGGAACCGAAGTCGACGAATCCGGCGAGGAGGAGAACCGACAGGCGGGCGCCGGCGAGAAGTACTGCCGCAGTTGCGGCGCGGTGATCAAACAGGAGGCCGCGATCTGTCCCGAGTGCGGCGTCTCTAACGAGGGGAGCGTGGGCGGCGGCGCCGGGGCCGCCGGGGCCGCCGGGGCCGGACCCGAGCCCGAGCCGTCCGACTGGGGAACCGGCGTGCTGTTCGGCGGTGCGCTGTGGGGGATCAACCTCGTCGTCGTCCTCCTGCTCGTCGTGACGTTCCGCAGCAGTATGGCGGGTGGCCTCGACGCCGGCGGCGCACTGCGGTCGCTGGGTCTGGCCACGGTGTTGCCCCTGACGCAGTTCCTCGCGTGGCTTGTGTTCGCTGTCGCGATCTACTACGACATGAAGTACGTCCGCTACCACGTTCCCGACTGGCCGCTCAGCGGGACGCTGTACATCGCCGCGGCGATCGTTCTCCCCGTCTTTACGCAGGTGTTCGGGGCCGCAGCGTTGTTCGTCGGCGGGCCCGTCGGTCTCGCCGTCGCGGCGCTCGTACCCGCGGTACTGTTGGGGCTCGCCGTGCGGCACACCCGTACCCGGAAGCGGCTGATATCGTCCGCCTGA
- a CDS encoding metallophosphoesterase family protein, with protein sequence MRLGLLSDIHGNRIALEAVLDDIPPVDGLVCAGDVVGYNPWPAECVTAVRDRSIPTVQGNHDRAVAAGSAPGFNAMARAGVDHAREALDDDAIAWLDGLPERRTVAEGRVAVVHGHPDNPDHYTQPREFAGGLIGSAADRLGVDDGDLDALVLGHTHVQHHGVYPEGVVVNPGSVGQPRDGDPRAAYAVLDVDERTVEERRVEYDTDAVAAGVVDAGLPERIGSRLAEGR encoded by the coding sequence GTGCGACTGGGCCTGCTCTCAGATATCCACGGCAATCGGATCGCGTTGGAGGCGGTACTCGACGACATACCGCCCGTCGACGGACTCGTCTGTGCGGGCGACGTGGTCGGATACAACCCCTGGCCCGCCGAGTGCGTCACGGCGGTCCGGGATCGCTCGATCCCGACCGTACAGGGGAACCACGACCGCGCGGTCGCCGCCGGCTCGGCGCCGGGGTTCAACGCGATGGCCCGCGCGGGCGTCGACCACGCGCGGGAGGCGCTCGACGACGACGCGATCGCGTGGCTCGACGGACTCCCCGAACGCCGAACGGTCGCCGAGGGGCGCGTCGCCGTCGTCCACGGTCACCCCGACAACCCCGACCACTACACCCAGCCGCGGGAGTTCGCCGGCGGCCTGATCGGCAGCGCCGCCGACCGGCTCGGCGTCGACGACGGCGATCTCGACGCGCTCGTGCTCGGCCACACCCACGTCCAGCACCACGGCGTGTACCCCGAGGGAGTGGTCGTCAATCCCGGGAGCGTCGGCCAGCCGCGCGACGGCGATCCTCGCGCCGCCTACGCGGTCCTCGACGTCGACGAGCGAACGGTCGAGGAACGGCGCGTCGAGTACGACACCGACGCGGTCGCGGCGGGGGTTGTAGACGCCGGGCTTCCGGAACGGATCGGGAGTCGGCTCGCGGAGGGACGGTGA
- a CDS encoding DUF2391 domain-containing protein, producing the protein MVGRSRRFAIADTAQQVVGGFLLAGPFVVTDEVWGLAVGMAWYQVVVTVGIVLTVGYGALYKADDERDPDREAEVAGVPLRFVSLIAVSYLSVGILALSFDAPATLIPNHVDPPVAMRDQIYITLKAMSVGSVFSVIGAATADSVF; encoded by the coding sequence ATGGTCGGACGCAGCCGGCGGTTCGCCATCGCGGACACCGCCCAACAGGTCGTCGGTGGGTTCCTCCTCGCGGGACCGTTCGTCGTCACCGACGAGGTGTGGGGCCTCGCCGTCGGGATGGCGTGGTATCAGGTAGTCGTGACCGTCGGCATCGTTCTCACGGTCGGGTACGGGGCGCTGTACAAGGCCGACGACGAGCGCGACCCCGACCGCGAGGCGGAGGTCGCCGGGGTCCCGCTGCGGTTCGTCTCGCTCATCGCCGTCTCGTACCTCTCGGTCGGGATCCTCGCGCTGTCGTTCGACGCGCCGGCGACGCTCATCCCGAACCACGTCGACCCGCCGGTGGCGATGCGCGATCAGATCTATATCACCCTGAAGGCGATGAGCGTCGGCTCCGTCTTCTCGGTGATCGGCGCGGCGACGGCCGACTCCGTGTTCTGA